The Labrus mixtus chromosome 16, fLabMix1.1, whole genome shotgun sequence genome window below encodes:
- the LOC132990697 gene encoding NLR family CARD domain-containing protein 3-like isoform X3, which yields MQRPDSPGLSDVSLKRNDSNALFTNFKDERTQDHRPDSPGPSCESMMSEGCKALSKDGRKQMQTPDPPGPSCVSFKSNDSKDIDINFKGERKQMQTPDPPGPSCVSFKSNDSKDIDINFKGESMMNKTPDPPGPSCVSCKSNDSKDIGINFKDKRKQMQTPDPPGPRCVSFKSDDSKDIDINFKGERVQQESTEAPQSAQWSQKDLDSIFEPLKKNIHRYVENELQRILRVLSPDYQAGVESDNEDEDQMDIRDVTLKLTLHFLRRAKRGDMADYLHNRTVTAVCQQKLKSNLKKKFRCVCDGIAKEGIHTHLNDIYTELYITEGGTGEVNDEHEVRQIETQYRKPHRPEKTIRQEDIFKASPGRQERIRTVMTKGVAGIGKTVLTQKFSLDWAEGKANQDIQFTFPFTFKELNVLKEKRFTLVELVHLLFPETKEAGICRFEEFQVVFIFDGLDECRLPLDFKNNEILTDVTKSASVDVLLTNLIRRKLLPSARLWITTRPAAANQIPPDCVDMVTEVRGFTDPQKEEYFRKRFQNEEQSGAIISHIKTSRSLNIMCHIPVFCWIIASVLEDVLKTGEGGERGERGELPKTLTEMYIHFLVVTFKLKNIKYGGGDKTDSHWNPENRKMIESLGKLAFEQLRKEKLIFYDSDLTECGIDIGAASKYSGVFTQIFKEERGLYPDKVFCFVHLSVQEFLAALHVHLTFINSGVNLLSKEQKTFRWPFKRGNKSTRFYQSAIDLALQSPNGQLDLFLRFLLGLSLESNQKYMQGQPTPIIENSQTKKKTVQYIKKKIRANLPAEKSINLFHCLNELQDSSLVEEIQESLRSRNLSADNLSPAQWSALVFILLSSEKDLDVFDLKKYSASETALLRLLPVIKASNRALLSSCKLSGRSCEALSSILSSESSHLRELDLSNNNLQDSGVKLLCGGLKSQHCKLETLSLSGCLITEEGCASLASALNSSNLRELDLSYNHPGEPGKERLSARLKDPNCRLEKLSLDHDGPQRLKPDVRKYACELELDTNTVSTFLKLSDNNRKVTRVLVEERYPDHPDRFENWPQLLCGAGVTGQCYWEVELSGRVLVSMTYRGITRRGVSNECAFGWNDHSWSMICHDRGYIVRHNNKESKIPSSSVSNRVGVYVDCPAGTLSFYRVSSDTLIHLHTFNTTFTEPLYPGVAPWSAGSSASLCPVSY from the exons GACGCAGGATCACagaccagactctcctggacccagctgtgAGTCCATGATGAGTGAAGGCTGTAAAGCTCTTTCCAAAGATGGAAG GAAACAGATGCAGACACCAGACCctcctggacccagctgtgtgtccttCAAGAGTAATGATTCTAAAGACATCGATATTAACTTTAAAGGTGAAAG GAAACAGATGCAGACACCAGACCctcctggacccagctgtgtgtccttCAAGAGTAATGATTCTAAAGACATCGATATTAACTTTAAAGGTGAAAG tATGATGAACAAGACACCAGACCctcctggacccagctgtgtgtcctGCAAGAGTAATGATTCTAAAGACATCGGTATTAACTTTAAAGATAAAAG GAAACAGATGCAGACACCAGACCCTCCTGGACCCAGATGTGTGTCCTTCAAGAGTGATGATTCTAAAGACATCGATATTAACTTTAAAGGTGAAAG AGTTCAACAGGAGAGCACCGAGGCTCCCCAGTCGGCCCAGTGGTCTCAAAAAGACCTGGACTCCATATTTGAG CCGCTAAAGAAGAACATCCACAGGTATGTGGAGAATGAGCTACAGAGAATCCTGAGGGTTTTAAGTCCAGATTATCAAGCAGGCGTGGAGAGTGACAATGAGGATGAAGATCAGATGGATATCAGAGATGTAACTCTGAAGCTCACTCTGCACTTCTTGAGAAGAGCTAAGCGGGGGGATATGGCTGACTATCTGCACAACA ggACTGTCACTGCAGTGTGCCAACAAAAACTCAAGTCTAACCTGAAGAAGAAGTTccgttgtgtgtgtgatgggatTGCTAAAGAAGGAATCCACACCCACCTGAACGACATCTACAcagagctctacatcacagagggagggactggAGAGGTCAATGATGAACACGAGGTCAGGCAGATTGAAACACAATACAGGAAACCACACAGACCTGAAAaaaccatcagacaagaagacatctttaaagcctCACCTGGAAGACAGGAACGAATCAGAACGGTGATGACAAAGGGAGTGGCTGGCATCGGGAAAACAGTCTTAACGCAGAAGTTCAGTCTGGACTGGGCTGAAGGAAAGGCCAACCAGGACATACAGTTCACGTTTCCGTTCACTTTCAAGgagctgaatgtgctgaaagagAAACGGTTCACATTGGTGGAGCTTGTTCATCTGTTGTTTCCTGAAACCAAAGAAGCAggaatctgcaggtttgaagaATTCCAGGTTGTGTTCATCTTCGACGGTCTGGATGAGTGCCGACTtcctctggactttaaaaacaacgagATCCTGACTGATGTCACAAAGTCCGCCTCAGTGGATGTGCTGCTGACAAACCTCATCAGGAGGAAACTGCTTCCCTCTGCTCGCCTCTGGATAACCAcacgacctgcagcagccaatcagatccctcctgACTGTGTGGACATggtgacagaggtcagaggtttcACTGACCCACAGAAGGAGGAGTACTTCAGGAAGAGATTCCAAAATGAGGAACAATCCGGCGCCATTATCTCCCACATCAAGACATCGCGAAGCCTCAACATCATGTGCCACATCCCGGTCTTCTGCTGGATCATTGCTTCAGTTCTGGAGGATGTGCTGAAGAccggagagggaggagagagaggagagcgaggagagctGCCAAAGACCCTGACTGAGATGTACATCCACTTCCTGGTGGTTACGTTCAAACTGAAGAACATAAAGTATGGTGGAGGAGACAAGACGGATTCACACTGGAATCCAGAGAACAGGAAGATGATCGAGTCTCTGGGGAAACTGGCTTTTGAGCAGCTGCGGAAAGAAAAGTTGATCTTCTATGACTCGGACCTGACAGAGTGTGGCATCGATATCGGTGCAGCCTCGAAGTACTCGGGAGTCTTCACGCAGATcttcaaagaggagagaggactgtaCCCGGACAAGGTGTTCTGCTTCGTCCATCTGAGCGTTCAGGAGTTTCTCGCTGCTCTTCATGTCCATCTGACCTTCATCAACTCCGGAGTCAACCTGCtgtcaaaagaacaaaaaacattcaGGTGGCCCTTTAAGAGGGGAAACAAATCAACACGTTTCTATCAGTCTGCCATCGACCTGGCCTTACAGAGTCCAAATGGACAACTGGACTTGTTCCTGCGCTTCCTCCTCGGCCTTTCCCTGGAAAGCAATCAGAAGTACATGCAAGGTCAGCCGACACCAATAATAGAGAACTCGCAGACTAAAAAGAAAACGGTTCAGTACATCAAGAAAAAAATCCGTGCTAATCTGCCTGCAGAGAAAAGCATCAATCTGTTCCACTGTCTGAATGAACTGCAGGATAGTTCTCTAGTGGAGGAGATTCAGGAGTCCCTGAGATCAAGAAATCTCTCCGCAGACAACTTGTCTCCTGCTCAGTGGTCAGCTCTGGTCTTTATCTTACTGTCATCAGAAAAAGATCTGGACGTGTTCGACCTGAAGAAATACTCTGCTTCAGAGACGGCTCTTCTGAGGCTGCTGCCAGTGATCAAGGCGTCCAACAGGGCTCT GTTGAGTAGCTGTAAACTGTCAGggagaagctgtgaagctctgtcGTCCATCCTCAGCTCCGAGTCCTCtcatctgagagagctggacctgagcaacaacaacctgcaggattcaggagtaaAACTTCTGTGTGGTGGACTAAAGAGTCAGCACTGTAAACTAGAGACTCTCAG tcTGTCAGGTTGTCTGATCACAGAGGAAGGCTGTgcttctctggcctcagctctgaactCCTCCaacctgagagagctggacctgagctacAATCATCCTGGAGAACCAGGAAAGGAGCGGCTGTCTGCTCGACTGAAGGATCcaaactgcagactggagaAGCTGAG TTTGGACCATGATGGACCGCAGAGACTGAAACCTGATGTGAGGAAAT ACGCCTGTGAACTggaactggacacaaacacagtgtcCACGTTCCTCAAACTGTCCGACAACAACAGAAAGGTGACGCGTGTGTTGGTGGAAGAGCGGTATCCTGATCACCCCGACAGGTTTGAAAACTGGCCTCAGCTGCTGTGCGGGGCCGGTGTGACCGGTCAGTGTTACTGGGAAGTCGAGCTGAGCGGACGAGTTCTCGTATCGATGACATACAGAGGAATCACAAGGAGAGGAGTCAGTAATGAATGTGCGTTCGGATGGAACGATCACTCCTGGAGTATGATCTGCCATGACCGTGGTTACATCGTCAGGCACAACAACAAAGAATCAAAGatcccctcctcctccgtctctaACAGAGTAGGAGTGTATGTGGACTGTCCTGCAGGCACTCTGTCCTTCTATAGAgtctcctctgacacactgatCCACCTCCACACCTTCAACACCACATTCACTGAACCTCTTTATCCCGGTGTCGCGCCCTGGTCAGCAGGCTCCTCCGCATCCCTGTGTCCTGTATCGTATTGA
- the LOC132990697 gene encoding NLR family CARD domain-containing protein 3-like isoform X2, whose amino-acid sequence MQRPDSPGLSDVSLKRNDSNALFTNFKDERKQMQTPDPPGPSCVSFKSNDSKDIDINFKGESMMNKTPDPPGPSCVSCKSNDSKDIGINFKDKRKQMQTPDPPGPSCVSFKSNDSKDIDINFKGESMMNKTPDPPGPSCVSCKSNDSKDIGINFKDKRKQMQTPDPPGPRCVSFKSDDSKDIDINFKGERVQQESTEAPQSAQWSQKDLDSIFEPLKKNIHRYVENELQRILRVLSPDYQAGVESDNEDEDQMDIRDVTLKLTLHFLRRAKRGDMADYLHNRTVTAVCQQKLKSNLKKKFRCVCDGIAKEGIHTHLNDIYTELYITEGGTGEVNDEHEVRQIETQYRKPHRPEKTIRQEDIFKASPGRQERIRTVMTKGVAGIGKTVLTQKFSLDWAEGKANQDIQFTFPFTFKELNVLKEKRFTLVELVHLLFPETKEAGICRFEEFQVVFIFDGLDECRLPLDFKNNEILTDVTKSASVDVLLTNLIRRKLLPSARLWITTRPAAANQIPPDCVDMVTEVRGFTDPQKEEYFRKRFQNEEQSGAIISHIKTSRSLNIMCHIPVFCWIIASVLEDVLKTGEGGERGERGELPKTLTEMYIHFLVVTFKLKNIKYGGGDKTDSHWNPENRKMIESLGKLAFEQLRKEKLIFYDSDLTECGIDIGAASKYSGVFTQIFKEERGLYPDKVFCFVHLSVQEFLAALHVHLTFINSGVNLLSKEQKTFRWPFKRGNKSTRFYQSAIDLALQSPNGQLDLFLRFLLGLSLESNQKYMQGQPTPIIENSQTKKKTVQYIKKKIRANLPAEKSINLFHCLNELQDSSLVEEIQESLRSRNLSADNLSPAQWSALVFILLSSEKDLDVFDLKKYSASETALLRLLPVIKASNRALLSSCKLSGRSCEALSSILSSESSHLRELDLSNNNLQDSGVKLLCGGLKSQHCKLETLSLSGCLITEEGCASLASALNSSNLRELDLSYNHPGEPGKERLSARLKDPNCRLEKLSLDHDGPQRLKPDVRKYACELELDTNTVSTFLKLSDNNRKVTRVLVEERYPDHPDRFENWPQLLCGAGVTGQCYWEVELSGRVLVSMTYRGITRRGVSNECAFGWNDHSWSMICHDRGYIVRHNNKESKIPSSSVSNRVGVYVDCPAGTLSFYRVSSDTLIHLHTFNTTFTEPLYPGVAPWSAGSSASLCPVSY is encoded by the exons GAAACAGATGCAGACACCAGACCctcctggacccagctgtgtgtccttCAAGAGTAATGATTCTAAAGACATCGATATTAACTTTAAAGGTGAAAG tATGATGAACAAGACACCAGACCctcctggacccagctgtgtgtcctGCAAGAGTAATGATTCTAAAGACATCGGTATTAACTTTAAAGATAAAAG GAAACAGATGCAGACACCAGACCctcctggacccagctgtgtgtccttCAAGAGTAATGATTCTAAAGACATCGATATTAACTTTAAAGGTGAAAG tATGATGAACAAGACACCAGACCctcctggacccagctgtgtgtcctGCAAGAGTAATGATTCTAAAGACATCGGTATTAACTTTAAAGATAAAAG GAAACAGATGCAGACACCAGACCCTCCTGGACCCAGATGTGTGTCCTTCAAGAGTGATGATTCTAAAGACATCGATATTAACTTTAAAGGTGAAAG AGTTCAACAGGAGAGCACCGAGGCTCCCCAGTCGGCCCAGTGGTCTCAAAAAGACCTGGACTCCATATTTGAG CCGCTAAAGAAGAACATCCACAGGTATGTGGAGAATGAGCTACAGAGAATCCTGAGGGTTTTAAGTCCAGATTATCAAGCAGGCGTGGAGAGTGACAATGAGGATGAAGATCAGATGGATATCAGAGATGTAACTCTGAAGCTCACTCTGCACTTCTTGAGAAGAGCTAAGCGGGGGGATATGGCTGACTATCTGCACAACA ggACTGTCACTGCAGTGTGCCAACAAAAACTCAAGTCTAACCTGAAGAAGAAGTTccgttgtgtgtgtgatgggatTGCTAAAGAAGGAATCCACACCCACCTGAACGACATCTACAcagagctctacatcacagagggagggactggAGAGGTCAATGATGAACACGAGGTCAGGCAGATTGAAACACAATACAGGAAACCACACAGACCTGAAAaaaccatcagacaagaagacatctttaaagcctCACCTGGAAGACAGGAACGAATCAGAACGGTGATGACAAAGGGAGTGGCTGGCATCGGGAAAACAGTCTTAACGCAGAAGTTCAGTCTGGACTGGGCTGAAGGAAAGGCCAACCAGGACATACAGTTCACGTTTCCGTTCACTTTCAAGgagctgaatgtgctgaaagagAAACGGTTCACATTGGTGGAGCTTGTTCATCTGTTGTTTCCTGAAACCAAAGAAGCAggaatctgcaggtttgaagaATTCCAGGTTGTGTTCATCTTCGACGGTCTGGATGAGTGCCGACTtcctctggactttaaaaacaacgagATCCTGACTGATGTCACAAAGTCCGCCTCAGTGGATGTGCTGCTGACAAACCTCATCAGGAGGAAACTGCTTCCCTCTGCTCGCCTCTGGATAACCAcacgacctgcagcagccaatcagatccctcctgACTGTGTGGACATggtgacagaggtcagaggtttcACTGACCCACAGAAGGAGGAGTACTTCAGGAAGAGATTCCAAAATGAGGAACAATCCGGCGCCATTATCTCCCACATCAAGACATCGCGAAGCCTCAACATCATGTGCCACATCCCGGTCTTCTGCTGGATCATTGCTTCAGTTCTGGAGGATGTGCTGAAGAccggagagggaggagagagaggagagcgaggagagctGCCAAAGACCCTGACTGAGATGTACATCCACTTCCTGGTGGTTACGTTCAAACTGAAGAACATAAAGTATGGTGGAGGAGACAAGACGGATTCACACTGGAATCCAGAGAACAGGAAGATGATCGAGTCTCTGGGGAAACTGGCTTTTGAGCAGCTGCGGAAAGAAAAGTTGATCTTCTATGACTCGGACCTGACAGAGTGTGGCATCGATATCGGTGCAGCCTCGAAGTACTCGGGAGTCTTCACGCAGATcttcaaagaggagagaggactgtaCCCGGACAAGGTGTTCTGCTTCGTCCATCTGAGCGTTCAGGAGTTTCTCGCTGCTCTTCATGTCCATCTGACCTTCATCAACTCCGGAGTCAACCTGCtgtcaaaagaacaaaaaacattcaGGTGGCCCTTTAAGAGGGGAAACAAATCAACACGTTTCTATCAGTCTGCCATCGACCTGGCCTTACAGAGTCCAAATGGACAACTGGACTTGTTCCTGCGCTTCCTCCTCGGCCTTTCCCTGGAAAGCAATCAGAAGTACATGCAAGGTCAGCCGACACCAATAATAGAGAACTCGCAGACTAAAAAGAAAACGGTTCAGTACATCAAGAAAAAAATCCGTGCTAATCTGCCTGCAGAGAAAAGCATCAATCTGTTCCACTGTCTGAATGAACTGCAGGATAGTTCTCTAGTGGAGGAGATTCAGGAGTCCCTGAGATCAAGAAATCTCTCCGCAGACAACTTGTCTCCTGCTCAGTGGTCAGCTCTGGTCTTTATCTTACTGTCATCAGAAAAAGATCTGGACGTGTTCGACCTGAAGAAATACTCTGCTTCAGAGACGGCTCTTCTGAGGCTGCTGCCAGTGATCAAGGCGTCCAACAGGGCTCT GTTGAGTAGCTGTAAACTGTCAGggagaagctgtgaagctctgtcGTCCATCCTCAGCTCCGAGTCCTCtcatctgagagagctggacctgagcaacaacaacctgcaggattcaggagtaaAACTTCTGTGTGGTGGACTAAAGAGTCAGCACTGTAAACTAGAGACTCTCAG tcTGTCAGGTTGTCTGATCACAGAGGAAGGCTGTgcttctctggcctcagctctgaactCCTCCaacctgagagagctggacctgagctacAATCATCCTGGAGAACCAGGAAAGGAGCGGCTGTCTGCTCGACTGAAGGATCcaaactgcagactggagaAGCTGAG TTTGGACCATGATGGACCGCAGAGACTGAAACCTGATGTGAGGAAAT ACGCCTGTGAACTggaactggacacaaacacagtgtcCACGTTCCTCAAACTGTCCGACAACAACAGAAAGGTGACGCGTGTGTTGGTGGAAGAGCGGTATCCTGATCACCCCGACAGGTTTGAAAACTGGCCTCAGCTGCTGTGCGGGGCCGGTGTGACCGGTCAGTGTTACTGGGAAGTCGAGCTGAGCGGACGAGTTCTCGTATCGATGACATACAGAGGAATCACAAGGAGAGGAGTCAGTAATGAATGTGCGTTCGGATGGAACGATCACTCCTGGAGTATGATCTGCCATGACCGTGGTTACATCGTCAGGCACAACAACAAAGAATCAAAGatcccctcctcctccgtctctaACAGAGTAGGAGTGTATGTGGACTGTCCTGCAGGCACTCTGTCCTTCTATAGAgtctcctctgacacactgatCCACCTCCACACCTTCAACACCACATTCACTGAACCTCTTTATCCCGGTGTCGCGCCCTGGTCAGCAGGCTCCTCCGCATCCCTGTGTCCTGTATCGTATTGA
- the LOC132990697 gene encoding NLR family CARD domain-containing protein 3-like isoform X4: MQRPDSPGLSDVSLKRNDSNALFTNFKDERTQDHRPDSPGPSCESMMSEGCKALSKDGRKQMQTPDPPGPSCVSFKSNDSKDIDINFKGESMMNKTPDPPGPSCVSCKSNDSKDIGINFKDKRKQMQTPDPPGPSCVSFKSNDSKDIDINFKGERKQMQTPDPPGPRCVSFKSDDSKDIDINFKGERVQQESTEAPQSAQWSQKDLDSIFEPLKKNIHRYVENELQRILRVLSPDYQAGVESDNEDEDQMDIRDVTLKLTLHFLRRAKRGDMADYLHNRTVTAVCQQKLKSNLKKKFRCVCDGIAKEGIHTHLNDIYTELYITEGGTGEVNDEHEVRQIETQYRKPHRPEKTIRQEDIFKASPGRQERIRTVMTKGVAGIGKTVLTQKFSLDWAEGKANQDIQFTFPFTFKELNVLKEKRFTLVELVHLLFPETKEAGICRFEEFQVVFIFDGLDECRLPLDFKNNEILTDVTKSASVDVLLTNLIRRKLLPSARLWITTRPAAANQIPPDCVDMVTEVRGFTDPQKEEYFRKRFQNEEQSGAIISHIKTSRSLNIMCHIPVFCWIIASVLEDVLKTGEGGERGERGELPKTLTEMYIHFLVVTFKLKNIKYGGGDKTDSHWNPENRKMIESLGKLAFEQLRKEKLIFYDSDLTECGIDIGAASKYSGVFTQIFKEERGLYPDKVFCFVHLSVQEFLAALHVHLTFINSGVNLLSKEQKTFRWPFKRGNKSTRFYQSAIDLALQSPNGQLDLFLRFLLGLSLESNQKYMQGQPTPIIENSQTKKKTVQYIKKKIRANLPAEKSINLFHCLNELQDSSLVEEIQESLRSRNLSADNLSPAQWSALVFILLSSEKDLDVFDLKKYSASETALLRLLPVIKASNRALLSSCKLSGRSCEALSSILSSESSHLRELDLSNNNLQDSGVKLLCGGLKSQHCKLETLSLSGCLITEEGCASLASALNSSNLRELDLSYNHPGEPGKERLSARLKDPNCRLEKLSLDHDGPQRLKPDVRKYACELELDTNTVSTFLKLSDNNRKVTRVLVEERYPDHPDRFENWPQLLCGAGVTGQCYWEVELSGRVLVSMTYRGITRRGVSNECAFGWNDHSWSMICHDRGYIVRHNNKESKIPSSSVSNRVGVYVDCPAGTLSFYRVSSDTLIHLHTFNTTFTEPLYPGVAPWSAGSSASLCPVSY, encoded by the exons GACGCAGGATCACagaccagactctcctggacccagctgtgAGTCCATGATGAGTGAAGGCTGTAAAGCTCTTTCCAAAGATGGAAG GAAACAGATGCAGACACCAGACCctcctggacccagctgtgtgtccttCAAGAGTAATGATTCTAAAGACATCGATATTAACTTTAAAGGTGAAAG tATGATGAACAAGACACCAGACCctcctggacccagctgtgtgtcctGCAAGAGTAATGATTCTAAAGACATCGGTATTAACTTTAAAGATAAAAG GAAACAGATGCAGACACCAGACCctcctggacccagctgtgtgtccttCAAGAGTAATGATTCTAAAGACATCGATATTAACTTTAAAGGTGAAAG GAAACAGATGCAGACACCAGACCCTCCTGGACCCAGATGTGTGTCCTTCAAGAGTGATGATTCTAAAGACATCGATATTAACTTTAAAGGTGAAAG AGTTCAACAGGAGAGCACCGAGGCTCCCCAGTCGGCCCAGTGGTCTCAAAAAGACCTGGACTCCATATTTGAG CCGCTAAAGAAGAACATCCACAGGTATGTGGAGAATGAGCTACAGAGAATCCTGAGGGTTTTAAGTCCAGATTATCAAGCAGGCGTGGAGAGTGACAATGAGGATGAAGATCAGATGGATATCAGAGATGTAACTCTGAAGCTCACTCTGCACTTCTTGAGAAGAGCTAAGCGGGGGGATATGGCTGACTATCTGCACAACA ggACTGTCACTGCAGTGTGCCAACAAAAACTCAAGTCTAACCTGAAGAAGAAGTTccgttgtgtgtgtgatgggatTGCTAAAGAAGGAATCCACACCCACCTGAACGACATCTACAcagagctctacatcacagagggagggactggAGAGGTCAATGATGAACACGAGGTCAGGCAGATTGAAACACAATACAGGAAACCACACAGACCTGAAAaaaccatcagacaagaagacatctttaaagcctCACCTGGAAGACAGGAACGAATCAGAACGGTGATGACAAAGGGAGTGGCTGGCATCGGGAAAACAGTCTTAACGCAGAAGTTCAGTCTGGACTGGGCTGAAGGAAAGGCCAACCAGGACATACAGTTCACGTTTCCGTTCACTTTCAAGgagctgaatgtgctgaaagagAAACGGTTCACATTGGTGGAGCTTGTTCATCTGTTGTTTCCTGAAACCAAAGAAGCAggaatctgcaggtttgaagaATTCCAGGTTGTGTTCATCTTCGACGGTCTGGATGAGTGCCGACTtcctctggactttaaaaacaacgagATCCTGACTGATGTCACAAAGTCCGCCTCAGTGGATGTGCTGCTGACAAACCTCATCAGGAGGAAACTGCTTCCCTCTGCTCGCCTCTGGATAACCAcacgacctgcagcagccaatcagatccctcctgACTGTGTGGACATggtgacagaggtcagaggtttcACTGACCCACAGAAGGAGGAGTACTTCAGGAAGAGATTCCAAAATGAGGAACAATCCGGCGCCATTATCTCCCACATCAAGACATCGCGAAGCCTCAACATCATGTGCCACATCCCGGTCTTCTGCTGGATCATTGCTTCAGTTCTGGAGGATGTGCTGAAGAccggagagggaggagagagaggagagcgaggagagctGCCAAAGACCCTGACTGAGATGTACATCCACTTCCTGGTGGTTACGTTCAAACTGAAGAACATAAAGTATGGTGGAGGAGACAAGACGGATTCACACTGGAATCCAGAGAACAGGAAGATGATCGAGTCTCTGGGGAAACTGGCTTTTGAGCAGCTGCGGAAAGAAAAGTTGATCTTCTATGACTCGGACCTGACAGAGTGTGGCATCGATATCGGTGCAGCCTCGAAGTACTCGGGAGTCTTCACGCAGATcttcaaagaggagagaggactgtaCCCGGACAAGGTGTTCTGCTTCGTCCATCTGAGCGTTCAGGAGTTTCTCGCTGCTCTTCATGTCCATCTGACCTTCATCAACTCCGGAGTCAACCTGCtgtcaaaagaacaaaaaacattcaGGTGGCCCTTTAAGAGGGGAAACAAATCAACACGTTTCTATCAGTCTGCCATCGACCTGGCCTTACAGAGTCCAAATGGACAACTGGACTTGTTCCTGCGCTTCCTCCTCGGCCTTTCCCTGGAAAGCAATCAGAAGTACATGCAAGGTCAGCCGACACCAATAATAGAGAACTCGCAGACTAAAAAGAAAACGGTTCAGTACATCAAGAAAAAAATCCGTGCTAATCTGCCTGCAGAGAAAAGCATCAATCTGTTCCACTGTCTGAATGAACTGCAGGATAGTTCTCTAGTGGAGGAGATTCAGGAGTCCCTGAGATCAAGAAATCTCTCCGCAGACAACTTGTCTCCTGCTCAGTGGTCAGCTCTGGTCTTTATCTTACTGTCATCAGAAAAAGATCTGGACGTGTTCGACCTGAAGAAATACTCTGCTTCAGAGACGGCTCTTCTGAGGCTGCTGCCAGTGATCAAGGCGTCCAACAGGGCTCT GTTGAGTAGCTGTAAACTGTCAGggagaagctgtgaagctctgtcGTCCATCCTCAGCTCCGAGTCCTCtcatctgagagagctggacctgagcaacaacaacctgcaggattcaggagtaaAACTTCTGTGTGGTGGACTAAAGAGTCAGCACTGTAAACTAGAGACTCTCAG tcTGTCAGGTTGTCTGATCACAGAGGAAGGCTGTgcttctctggcctcagctctgaactCCTCCaacctgagagagctggacctgagctacAATCATCCTGGAGAACCAGGAAAGGAGCGGCTGTCTGCTCGACTGAAGGATCcaaactgcagactggagaAGCTGAG TTTGGACCATGATGGACCGCAGAGACTGAAACCTGATGTGAGGAAAT ACGCCTGTGAACTggaactggacacaaacacagtgtcCACGTTCCTCAAACTGTCCGACAACAACAGAAAGGTGACGCGTGTGTTGGTGGAAGAGCGGTATCCTGATCACCCCGACAGGTTTGAAAACTGGCCTCAGCTGCTGTGCGGGGCCGGTGTGACCGGTCAGTGTTACTGGGAAGTCGAGCTGAGCGGACGAGTTCTCGTATCGATGACATACAGAGGAATCACAAGGAGAGGAGTCAGTAATGAATGTGCGTTCGGATGGAACGATCACTCCTGGAGTATGATCTGCCATGACCGTGGTTACATCGTCAGGCACAACAACAAAGAATCAAAGatcccctcctcctccgtctctaACAGAGTAGGAGTGTATGTGGACTGTCCTGCAGGCACTCTGTCCTTCTATAGAgtctcctctgacacactgatCCACCTCCACACCTTCAACACCACATTCACTGAACCTCTTTATCCCGGTGTCGCGCCCTGGTCAGCAGGCTCCTCCGCATCCCTGTGTCCTGTATCGTATTGA